The Cellulophaga sp. RHA19 genome includes the window GTCCTATTGAAGGCTATGTGCAAAAGGTAGAAGTAAAAACAGGACAGTATGTTGAACCACAAACTGAACTCTTTGAAATTGTAAATACAGATCACGTTCACGCTGATTTAATGGTCTTTGAAAAAGATGTGTATAAAGTTAAGAAAGGTCAAAAAGTAAGCTTTAATATACAAATAATGCAAGATGAAGAATTAACAGCAGAAATCTATTCCGTAAGCAAAACATTTGAAGATGACCCTAAAGCAGTACACGTACACGCTGAAATTGAAAACAAGAAAGGTAACTTAATTCCTGGAATGTATATCCAAGGTAAAATTCAAGTAGAGAACACCAAAACAAAAGCACTTCCTGAAAGTGCGATAGTAAAAGAAGGTGATAGATTTTTCGTGTTTTCGGCAGAAAAAGAAAATGACGATTGGAGTTTTAAACCTATTGAAGTGCTTTTAGGAGCAAAAGATGGCAATTGGGTAGCTGTTCAATTTACTGAAGAACAAGATAAAATCACAAAATTCGCTTATAACAATGCGTATTATTTAATAGCCGAAATGAAAAAAGGCGAAGCAGAACACGAACATTAGATTATGCAAACCATAGAACAATTATTAGAGTTAAAAAATATTCGCGTTACGGCAATGCGTTTATTGATTTATAAGTTTCTTGCAGAGAAACAAGTAGCAGTAACATTAAGTGATATAGAAAATGCTTTTGAAAAAGCAGATAGAACTACATTGTACAGAACTATTAAAACATTCGAGGAAAAAGACATTGTACATCAAATAGATGATGGTACAGGTATTACCAAATATGCTTTATGTGAACAAGGTTGTAGTTGTGATATAAATAAAGATTTACACTTACATTTCCATTGTAACAATTGTAATGAAACCATTTGCTTAACAGACCATAAAATACCAAAAATTAAAGTGCCTGATGGCTTTGTTTCAGAAAATGTAAACTTGGTTGTAAAAGGTATATGTGATAAGTGTAGTGGATAACAAATGCACTTCCATTGCACTAACGATTGTACTACTTTTATTCAAAATTAATGGATATGAAGTTTAATACTAAAATACCTAAACCTCTTAAACAGGCTTATATAGAAGAATTAAAACAATACAGTTTCTGTTTAGAAAATAAGCAGTATAGTAATGCTTGGTATCATTTAGAACGCAGTCATATCATAGGGCAATCTTACCCAATAGAACATACCTATTCACATTGGTTAATGCTAAAGTTTGGATTTATGCAAAAAGATACTAAAGAAGTACTCGGCCAAATTATTAGGTTACTTGTTGGTGGTTGGAAATCATTTATTGACCACGTGCCACTTGGTAACACAGGCAGTGCAAACGTACCACCATTAAAATCTATGCCTATACCTAATGATATTAAAAATTTATTCAATTCAAAATGAAAAAAAAGAAAGTCAATTTAAGAGATTTAAAACCAAATTCAGAAGAGCAACATTCTCACGATGATGGTCATAATCACGGTAATGGAAGTGCATTTAAAACTTATGTGCCAGCAATTATAAGTTTTACGATGCTTATGATGGGTATAGGTTTAGATTATTTTGATGTTTCTTTTTTTAAGAATTGGACTCGTATTGTTTGGTACAGTATAGCATATTTGCCTGTAGGTTTTCCAGTAGTAAAAGAGGGTTGGAATAGTATTAAAAAGGGTGATATTTTTACAGAGTTCTTTTTAATGTCTATAGCTACTATTGGTGCGTTTATAATTGGTGAATATCCAGAGGGTGTAGCAGTAATGTTGTTTTATGCAGTAGGAGAATTATTTCAAAATGCAGCAGTAAATAGAGCAAAAGGAAATATTAAAGCATTATTGGATGTTAGACCAAATGAAGCTCTGGTATATCGCAACAATAATTATGTGTCTGTAAGTCCAGAAACGGTTGAAATTGGTGAAAAAGTGCAAGTACGTGTTGGAGAAAAAATCCCTTTAGATGGTATTCTACTTTCCGACAAAGGTTCATTCAACACAGCAGCATTAACAGGCGAAAGCAAACCTAATACGATTGTAAAAGGCGAAAAAGTATTTGCAGGGAGCATTAATTTGGATGGAGTAATTGAAATAGAAACCACCAAAGAATTTAAAAATAGTTCCATAGCAAGAATTTTGGATATGGTACAGAATGCCACAGCTCGAAAGTCTAAAACAGAATTATTCATTAGACAATTTGCAAGAATTTACACGCCAATCGTTGTGTTATTAGCCATAGGTGTTACGTTTCTTCCATACTTTTTTGTGGATGATTATGTATTTAGAGATTGGTTGTATCGTGCCTTGATTTTTCTCGTGATTTCGTGTCCTTGTGCATTGGTAATTTCAATTCCGTTAGGCTACTTTGGCGGATTGGGAGCAGCTTCAAAAAACGGAATTTTATTTAAAGGCGCTTCGTTTCTCGATGCAATGACCAAAATAAATACGTTGGTTATGGATAAAACAGGAACTGTAACCAAAGGTGTTTTCAAGATTAAAGAAATTAAAGCAATTGGTTGGGAAGAAACCGAATTTATGAAATATTTGATGGCGATGGAAGAACAATCTACGCATCCAGTCTCCAAAGCAATTTTAGAATATAAAGCAGACGGAGCAGATTTTGAGGCTACAGAAGTTTCAGAAATCGCTGGAAAAGGTTTGAAAGGTATTGTAAATGACAAAACCGTTTTAGTTGGAAATAAAGCCTTAATGACTTCTAATAATATTGATATACCATCTGAAACGGAATCTATTGTAGAATCTATCGTTTTAGTCGCTATCGATGGAAAATTTGCAGGTTATGTGGTTATTGCGGATGAATTGAAAGACGATGTAAAAGACACAATTATTAATTTACAAAAAATAGGCATAAAAAATATTATGATGCTTTCGGGAGACAAAGATTCCATAACTCAAAAAGTTGCTTCCGAATTAAACATTGAAAAAGCCAAAGGCGGATTATTGCCAGAAGATAAGCTAAATGAGGTTGAGCTTTTAAAGAAGAATCTCGAAAACAAAATTGCTTTCATTGGCGATGGAATTAACGATGCGCCAGTTTTGGCGGCAAGTGATGTCGGAATTGCAATGGGTGGTTTAGGTAGCGATGTCGCAATAGAAACAGCAGATGTCATCATCCAAACAGACCAACCTTCAAAAGTCGTGAGAGCAATTAAAATTAGTCGTTCTACACGAAAAATTGTATGGCAAAACATCATTTTAGCATTTGGTGTTAAGGTCATTGTTCTAATTTTAGGAGCAGGTGGTTTAGCAACAATGTGGGAAGCAGTTTTTGCCGATGTAGGAGTAGCATTATTAGCAATTTTAAATGCGGTTAGATTACAAAAAATGAATTGGAATTAACCTCTAAACTTCTATTAAACAAAATCAATAGTTGTTAAAATTTTGTAACTTCGCAATTAATATGAAACAAGTATTCCATAGAATAATGTCTTTAGCAATGGCTTTTGTAGTGTTATACTCTACAATGTCATTTACGCTCGGTATGCATTATTGTGGAGATACTTTGGTAGAAACTGCTATGTTCCATAAAGCTGAAGGATGCGGAATGGAAATGGATAATCCTTCAACTGAAGGTTGTTCTATTACAAAAAAGAATTGTTGTAATGATGAACAATTGGTAGTTGATGGTCAAGACGAACTACAATTACAAGTTGACAAAATTTCTTTTGAACAACAAGTATTCATCGCTTCATTTGTTTATACCTATATTAACCTTTTTGAAGGTTTAGAAAACAATGTATCTTCTTTTGAAGAATACGAACCACCACTCGTCATAAAGGAAATCTTCAAGATTGACGAGACTTATTTAATTTGATTTTTAAACAATAGACTGTTTTATCCTATGACTTTATAATGTCATAAGGATAATTTGCTGTATTCGGTGTTTTCTTAACGCCAATGTCTAACTGTTTAATAATCAAATCATATGCTTAATAAAGCAATCAAATTTCTTATAGAGAATAAACTCGTTGCAGTTCTGCTACTTGCTCTTTTTGTTGGATGGGGAACTGTAAACGCACCTTTCAATTGGGATACTCGATTTTTACCAAGTAATCCTGTGGCTGTTGATGCCATCCCAGATATCGGAGAAAATCAACAAATTGTATTTACAAAGTGGGATGGTCGTTCGCCACAAGATATTGAAGACCAAATTACCTATCCATTAACCACATCCTTATTAGGTATTCCAGGAGTAAAAACCATTCGTAGTTCGTCTATGTTTGGGTTTTCAAGTATCTATATCATTTTCGAAGAAGATGTAGAATTCTATTGGAGTCGTAGTCGTATTCTAGAAAAACTAAACTCATTACCAAGTGGATTATTACCTGAAGGTGTTAATCCTGCTTTGGGTCCAGATGCAACAGGATTAGGACAAATATTCTGGTACACACTTGAAGGTCGTGATGAAAAAGGAAACGTGACTGGTGGTTGGGATTTACACGAATTGCGTAGCATTCAAGATTACTACGTAAAATATGCTTTATCTAGTGCAAGCGGTGTTTCTGAAGTTGCTTCTATTGGTGGTTATGTTCAAGAATATCAAGTAGATGTTAATCCAGAATTGATGCGTCAATATAGCATTAGCTTAAACCAGATTGTAAAAGCGGTTAAAAGTAGCAATCAAGATATTGGTGCGCAGACTTTAGAAATCAATCAAGCTGAATATTTAGTGCGTGGTTTGGGTTATGTGAAATCTGTTGAAGATATTGAAAATGCTGTAGTGACATCAGAAGATTTTACCTCAATTAAAATTAAAGACATAGGTAAAGTATCATTAGGTCCAGCAACACGAAGAGGTTTATTGGATAAGGAAGGTGCGGAAGTTGTTGGTGGTGTTGTAGTGGCAAGATATGGTGCTAATCCAATGGAGGTTATTAACAATGTAAAGGCGCAAATTGAGGAACTGAAAGGTGGATTACCTTCAAAAGTATTGGCAGATGGACGAACATCTCAATTAACAGTCGTTCCCTTCTATGACCGTACCGAGCTTATTGAAGAAACATTAGACACGCTTAATGAAGCATTGACACTAGAAATATTAATTACCATTTTGGTTATTATTGTGATGGTTTTCAATTTAAGAGCTTCTATTTTAATTTCTGGATTGTTGCCTGTTGCAGTCTTAATGGTTTTTGTTACGATGAAACTTTTTAACGTAGACGCCAATATTGTAGCACTTTCTGGTATTGCTATAGCTATTGGAACTATGGTAGATGTAGGCGTCATTCTCGCAGAAAATATGATTCGCCATCTCGATGATGACAAATTACGATTACGAGAAGACGGTACAGAGTTAACTACAAATGAAGTGGTTTATAATGCCACAGCCGAAGTTTCTGGAGCGATTTTAACTGCAGTATTAACCACAATTATCAGTTTTGTTCCTGTGTTTACAATGATTGGTGCAGAAGGAAAATTGTTTAGACCACTTGCATTTACCAAAACGATGGCGTTATCAGCATCTTTGGTTATTGCCTTATTTCTAATCCCGCCATTAGCAGCTTATTTATTCAGAAAAACATCACTTAAAAATTCTTTTAAGCATATTTTAAATGGTGCTTTAATAATTGCCGGAATCGCAATTATTGGTGTTGGATATTGGTTAGGGATAATTTTAATTGCTTTTGGTGTCACAGGTTTATTAGGAGTTTCGAGAAAACTCAACAAAAAGAATAGCAATCTTGTTAATATTATCATCTCATGTGCTGCTATTGTATTCTTACTTGCTGAATATTGGAGACCGCTAGGTTTTGACAGAAGTATCTTCATCAACTTAATTTTTGTCGCTATCATTTGCTTCGGAATTTTAGGAATATTTTCAATTTTCAGAAGGTATTATGGACAGATTTTAAACTGGGCTTTAGCCAACAAACTTTTGTTTTTAATGATACCAACTACCGTACTTATTTCTGGTATTTGGATAATGAACAATACTGGAAAAGAATTTATGCCATCTTTAAATGAAGGTTCATTTTTATTAATGCCAACCTCATTACCACATTCTGGTGTTGAAGAAAACAAAAGAGTGCTTCAACAATTAGATATGGCAGTAGCTACTATTCCAGAAATTGAAACCGTAGTTGGAAAAGCTGGTCGAACAGAATCGGCTTTAGACCCAGCACCTTTGTCGATGTATGAAAATATGATTCAGTACAAATCTGAATATATGCGAAATTCCGAAGGAAAAAGGCAACGTTATAAAGTTAATGAGGATGGTGCTTTTGAATTGAAAAATGGAACATTTATAGCTAACCCTAATAATTCCGAAAATGTTGTTTTTACAAAAGTTTTACATTCTCAACTTATCGAAGATAATGATGGAGAATACTACAGGAATTGGCGACCAGAAATACAATCACCAGAAGATATTTGGAATGAAATCGTTAAAGTTACCAAATTACCTGGCGTTACGTCTGCACCAAAATTACAGCCCATAGAAACCAGATTAGTTATGCTTCAAACAGGTATGCGAGCACCAATGGGAATAAAAGTAAAAGGACAAGATTTAAAACAAATCGAAGCGTTTGGTTTGCAATTAGAAAGTCTTTTAAAACAGGCAGAAGGTGTTAAGGTTGAAGCTGTTTTTGCAGATAGAATTGTTGGTAAACCGTATTTGCTCATTGATATTGATAGGGAAAAGATAGCACGTTATGGTGTGTCAATTGAAGATGTGCAAAACGTGCTAAAGTTTGCAATAGGTGGTATGGCTTTAACTCAAACGGTTGAAGGTAGAGAGCGTTATGCTGTTAGAGTACGTTATCCAAGAGAGTTGCGTGGTAATCCAAACGATATAAAAGGTATTTATATTCCTGTTGAAAAAGGAAGCCCTGTTCCATTAAGTGAGTTGGCGACTATTCAGTATGAACAAGGACCACAGGTAATTAAAAGTGAGGACACCTTTTTAGTTGGCTACGTGTTGTTTGATAAATTAGATGGGTTTGCAGAAGTGGATGTTGTTGAAAATGCACAGGCATTGTTTCAGCAAAAAATAGATGCAGGAGAATTAACGGTTCCTAAAGGCATCAGTTATAAATTCACAGGAACTTACGAAAATCAGTTACGAGCAGAAAAAACATTGTCCGTTGTCGTTCCATTAGCACTTGCTATTATTTTCTTGATTCTGTATTTCCAGTTTAAATCTGTTACTACCTCACTAATGGTATTTACAGGAATAACGGTTGCATTTGCAGGTGGTTTTATAATGATATGGCTGTATGGTCAAGATTGGTTTTTTAATTTTAGTTTGTTTGGAGAAAATATGCGAGACCTTTTCAATATGAAAACCATCAATTTAAGTGTAGCGGTTTGGGTAGGTTTTATAGCATTATTTGGGATTGCAACAGATGATGGTGTCGTTATGGCAACATACCTCACGCAAACTTTTGAGCGAGAAAAACCTTCGGATAAAAAGAGCATTAGAACTTCCGCTTTACAAGCAGCCGAAAAACGTATTCGTCCGTGTTTAATGACTACGGTAACTACCATTTTGGCGCTGTTGCCAGTATTGACATCCACAGGAAAAGGAAGTGATATTATGATACCTATGGCAATTCCAATATTTGGAGGGATGGTTATAGACATTACCTCTTACTTTATTGTACCAGTATTATATAGCTGGAGAGAAGAGTTTAAATTGAAAAGAGCAAACAAATGAAAAGAATAATTTATACACTCATAGGTTTATTAATTTTTAGTGTCTCAAATGCACAAGAATTAGAAGTACTTATTAATGAAGCATTAAATAATAATCCTGAAATTCAAAAATTTGAATTACAGTATCGCATTGCTTCCGAAAAAGTGAATGAAGTCAATACCATTCCTAATACCGAATTTAGCGTGGGTTACTTCGTAAGCGAACCAGAAACCAGAACAGGAGCGCAACGTTTTAAAGTATCGGCAAAACAAATGTTACCGTGGTTTGGTACAATTGCTTCACGAGAAAATTATGTGAGTGCTTTGGCAGATGCTAAATACGAAGACATTGTTGTAGCTAAAAGAAAATTGATGGCTTCTGTAGCACAATCCTATTATTATCTTTACGCTAATAAAGCAAAACAAGAGGTTTTAAGCGAGAATATTAAACTATTGGAAACCTACGAAACGTTAGCATTAACCTCGGTTGAAGTTGGCAAAGCTTCAGCTGTAGATGTGTTACGATTGCAAATGCGTCAAAATGAAATGCAACAACTAAAAGATGTTTTAAGTCAACAGTTTTTAGCAGAACAAACTAATTTCAATAAGCTTTTGAACAGGAAAAATGATACTGCTGTTAGTGTGGTAGATGGTTTAATGATGCCTTCAGAAGACTTTGAAATCACTACTAAAAATTTAGCCTTACACCCTGAATTGTTAAAGTATGATAAACTATATCAATCCATAGAACAATCCGAATTACTAAACCAAAAAGAAAGCAGTCCTATGATTGGTTTTGGCTTGGATTATATCAATATTTCCGAAAGACCAGATATGAATTTCTCTGATAACGGTAAAGATATTGTAATGCCAATGGTTTCGGTGTCCATCCCAATATTCAATAAGAAATACAAATCTCAAACCAAGCAAAATAAGTTGCAACAACAGGAAATTACGGCTCAAAAACAAGAACGATTAAACACTTTGGAAACGCTTTTAAGTAAAGCAATTAATGAGCGTATTTCGACAAGAATAAGTTATGAGACTCAAACCAAGAACTTAAAACAAGCCAAAGATGCTGAAGACATTTTAATCAAAAGCTACGAAACAGGAACGATAGATTTTAATGATGTTTTGGATATTCAAGAACTACAATTAAAGTTTCAAATGAACCAAATAGAATCTGTGAAGACCTACTATGTTCAGAGTACTATAATTAATTATTTAATACAATAGTAATGAAACATACATATCACATACACGGAATGACGTGCAACGGTTGTCGTACTCATGTAGAAGAAACACTTTCTAAAGTGGAAGGTGTTTCAAAAGCAACAGTCAATTTAGAAAAGGCAGAAGCTACAATCGAAATGGAATTGCATATTCCTATAGAAACATTTCAAGAAGCCTTAAAAAATGATGGTGGGAGATACAGTATTCATAAACAAGGTGAACATCATCACCATTTAGAAGATAAAACAGAAAAAACATCAAAAGGCAAAGGCACAGGTACATTTTATTGCCCAATGCATTGCGAAGGTGATAAAACCTACGATAAATCAGGCGATTGTCCTGTTTGCGGAA containing:
- a CDS encoding TolC family protein, which produces MKRIIYTLIGLLIFSVSNAQELEVLINEALNNNPEIQKFELQYRIASEKVNEVNTIPNTEFSVGYFVSEPETRTGAQRFKVSAKQMLPWFGTIASRENYVSALADAKYEDIVVAKRKLMASVAQSYYYLYANKAKQEVLSENIKLLETYETLALTSVEVGKASAVDVLRLQMRQNEMQQLKDVLSQQFLAEQTNFNKLLNRKNDTAVSVVDGLMMPSEDFEITTKNLALHPELLKYDKLYQSIEQSELLNQKESSPMIGFGLDYINISERPDMNFSDNGKDIVMPMVSVSIPIFNKKYKSQTKQNKLQQQEITAQKQERLNTLETLLSKAINERISTRISYETQTKNLKQAKDAEDILIKSYETGTIDFNDVLDIQELQLKFQMNQIESVKTYYVQSTIINYLIQ
- a CDS encoding heavy metal translocating P-type ATPase, translating into MKKKKVNLRDLKPNSEEQHSHDDGHNHGNGSAFKTYVPAIISFTMLMMGIGLDYFDVSFFKNWTRIVWYSIAYLPVGFPVVKEGWNSIKKGDIFTEFFLMSIATIGAFIIGEYPEGVAVMLFYAVGELFQNAAVNRAKGNIKALLDVRPNEALVYRNNNYVSVSPETVEIGEKVQVRVGEKIPLDGILLSDKGSFNTAALTGESKPNTIVKGEKVFAGSINLDGVIEIETTKEFKNSSIARILDMVQNATARKSKTELFIRQFARIYTPIVVLLAIGVTFLPYFFVDDYVFRDWLYRALIFLVISCPCALVISIPLGYFGGLGAASKNGILFKGASFLDAMTKINTLVMDKTGTVTKGVFKIKEIKAIGWEETEFMKYLMAMEEQSTHPVSKAILEYKADGADFEATEVSEIAGKGLKGIVNDKTVLVGNKALMTSNNIDIPSETESIVESIVLVAIDGKFAGYVVIADELKDDVKDTIINLQKIGIKNIMMLSGDKDSITQKVASELNIEKAKGGLLPEDKLNEVELLKKNLENKIAFIGDGINDAPVLAASDVGIAMGGLGSDVAIETADVIIQTDQPSKVVRAIKISRSTRKIVWQNIILAFGVKVIVLILGAGGLATMWEAVFADVGVALLAILNAVRLQKMNWN
- a CDS encoding HYC_CC_PP family protein — encoded protein: MKQVFHRIMSLAMAFVVLYSTMSFTLGMHYCGDTLVETAMFHKAEGCGMEMDNPSTEGCSITKKNCCNDEQLVVDGQDELQLQVDKISFEQQVFIASFVYTYINLFEGLENNVSSFEEYEPPLVIKEIFKIDETYLI
- a CDS encoding efflux RND transporter permease subunit — encoded protein: MLNKAIKFLIENKLVAVLLLALFVGWGTVNAPFNWDTRFLPSNPVAVDAIPDIGENQQIVFTKWDGRSPQDIEDQITYPLTTSLLGIPGVKTIRSSSMFGFSSIYIIFEEDVEFYWSRSRILEKLNSLPSGLLPEGVNPALGPDATGLGQIFWYTLEGRDEKGNVTGGWDLHELRSIQDYYVKYALSSASGVSEVASIGGYVQEYQVDVNPELMRQYSISLNQIVKAVKSSNQDIGAQTLEINQAEYLVRGLGYVKSVEDIENAVVTSEDFTSIKIKDIGKVSLGPATRRGLLDKEGAEVVGGVVVARYGANPMEVINNVKAQIEELKGGLPSKVLADGRTSQLTVVPFYDRTELIEETLDTLNEALTLEILITILVIIVMVFNLRASILISGLLPVAVLMVFVTMKLFNVDANIVALSGIAIAIGTMVDVGVILAENMIRHLDDDKLRLREDGTELTTNEVVYNATAEVSGAILTAVLTTIISFVPVFTMIGAEGKLFRPLAFTKTMALSASLVIALFLIPPLAAYLFRKTSLKNSFKHILNGALIIAGIAIIGVGYWLGIILIAFGVTGLLGVSRKLNKKNSNLVNIIISCAAIVFLLAEYWRPLGFDRSIFINLIFVAIICFGILGIFSIFRRYYGQILNWALANKLLFLMIPTTVLISGIWIMNNTGKEFMPSLNEGSFLLMPTSLPHSGVEENKRVLQQLDMAVATIPEIETVVGKAGRTESALDPAPLSMYENMIQYKSEYMRNSEGKRQRYKVNEDGAFELKNGTFIANPNNSENVVFTKVLHSQLIEDNDGEYYRNWRPEIQSPEDIWNEIVKVTKLPGVTSAPKLQPIETRLVMLQTGMRAPMGIKVKGQDLKQIEAFGLQLESLLKQAEGVKVEAVFADRIVGKPYLLIDIDREKIARYGVSIEDVQNVLKFAIGGMALTQTVEGRERYAVRVRYPRELRGNPNDIKGIYIPVEKGSPVPLSELATIQYEQGPQVIKSEDTFLVGYVLFDKLDGFAEVDVVENAQALFQQKIDAGELTVPKGISYKFTGTYENQLRAEKTLSVVVPLALAIIFLILYFQFKSVTTSLMVFTGITVAFAGGFIMIWLYGQDWFFNFSLFGENMRDLFNMKTINLSVAVWVGFIALFGIATDDGVVMATYLTQTFEREKPSDKKSIRTSALQAAEKRIRPCLMTTVTTILALLPVLTSTGKGSDIMIPMAIPIFGGMVIDITSYFIVPVLYSWREEFKLKRANK
- a CDS encoding Fur family transcriptional regulator, coding for MQTIEQLLELKNIRVTAMRLLIYKFLAEKQVAVTLSDIENAFEKADRTTLYRTIKTFEEKDIVHQIDDGTGITKYALCEQGCSCDINKDLHLHFHCNNCNETICLTDHKIPKIKVPDGFVSENVNLVVKGICDKCSG
- a CDS encoding DUF3703 domain-containing protein — protein: MKFNTKIPKPLKQAYIEELKQYSFCLENKQYSNAWYHLERSHIIGQSYPIEHTYSHWLMLKFGFMQKDTKEVLGQIIRLLVGGWKSFIDHVPLGNTGSANVPPLKSMPIPNDIKNLFNSK